One genomic region from Jilunia laotingensis encodes:
- a CDS encoding glycoside hydrolase family 13 protein encodes MKKFLFILGSFLLSISTYAAMNVNKIDPPFWYAGMNNPELQLMVYGEGIGDASVSVNYPGVSLSSTVKLESNNYLLVYLHLDKDVKPGKLPLTFTVGKKKLVKEYELKARSKKGCEHKGFDASDALYLLMPDRFANGNPDNDNLPGMSAYTVDRNDPNARHGGDLAGIEQHLDYFSDLGVTALWFTPVLENNMEGGSYHGYATTDYYKVDPRFGTNEEYCRLINKSHDRGIKIVMDMIFNHCGVEHQWIKDMPSKDWFNNPDHEKNFVQTSFKLTPHVDPYASKYDFDQMNDGWFVTVMPDLNQKNPHVYKYLLQNSIWWIEYADIDGIRMDTYPYADYDAMSNWMKELNEEYPNYNTVGETWVTEPAYTAWWQKDSKLSAPLNSNLKTVMDFSFYDKINTAKNEQTETWFKGLDRVYNNFVYDFLYPNPASVLAFIENHDTDRFLGEGDNLPMLKQASTLLLTTRRIPQLYYGTEIMMNGVKSKSDGYVRKDFPGGWAEDKESALTASDRTQLQNDCYNFYKTLLNWRKGNEVIAKGSMTQFMVQNGVYAYARQYEGKTVFVMLNGTDAETTLPLKFYKEVLKDKTQGKDILTGRIIQLDGELTLSPRESLVIEL; translated from the coding sequence ATGAAGAAATTCTTATTTATTTTAGGTTCTTTCTTACTATCCATTAGTACGTATGCAGCCATGAATGTGAATAAAATCGATCCGCCTTTCTGGTATGCCGGCATGAATAACCCGGAACTCCAGTTAATGGTGTACGGTGAAGGCATCGGTGATGCTTCCGTATCCGTCAATTATCCCGGAGTATCACTTAGCAGCACTGTCAAGCTGGAAAGCAACAATTATCTGCTCGTCTACCTACATCTGGATAAAGATGTAAAACCCGGCAAATTACCACTTACTTTCACAGTGGGAAAAAAGAAATTGGTGAAGGAATATGAACTGAAAGCACGTAGCAAGAAGGGCTGTGAACATAAAGGCTTCGATGCTTCAGATGCCCTCTATCTGTTAATGCCGGACCGTTTTGCCAATGGCAATCCGGACAATGACAATCTTCCAGGCATGTCTGCCTATACAGTAGACCGCAATGACCCGAATGCCCGTCATGGTGGTGACTTGGCTGGAATCGAACAGCACTTGGATTACTTTTCAGACTTGGGTGTGACTGCCCTATGGTTTACACCGGTTTTAGAAAATAACATGGAAGGTGGCTCCTATCACGGATACGCAACTACCGATTATTATAAAGTAGATCCGCGTTTCGGAACCAACGAGGAATATTGCCGATTGATTAATAAATCTCATGACCGCGGGATTAAGATCGTTATGGACATGATTTTCAACCATTGCGGTGTGGAACACCAGTGGATCAAGGACATGCCTTCAAAAGACTGGTTCAATAATCCCGATCATGAGAAGAACTTCGTTCAGACTTCTTTCAAACTAACCCCACATGTCGATCCTTACGCTTCAAAATATGATTTCGACCAAATGAACGATGGTTGGTTTGTTACCGTCATGCCGGACTTGAACCAGAAGAATCCGCACGTTTACAAGTATCTGCTGCAGAATAGCATCTGGTGGATTGAATATGCCGACATCGACGGCATCCGGATGGACACTTATCCGTACGCAGATTATGATGCTATGAGTAACTGGATGAAAGAGCTGAATGAAGAGTATCCCAATTATAACACGGTGGGAGAAACATGGGTAACCGAACCGGCTTACACCGCTTGGTGGCAAAAGGATTCCAAACTATCCGCACCTCTCAACAGCAACTTGAAGACAGTTATGGATTTCAGCTTCTACGACAAAATCAATACAGCCAAAAATGAGCAGACAGAAACCTGGTTCAAAGGTCTAGATCGCGTATATAACAACTTTGTTTATGACTTTCTTTACCCGAATCCGGCTTCCGTATTGGCTTTCATCGAAAATCACGATACCGACCGTTTTTTAGGCGAAGGTGACAACCTTCCGATGCTGAAACAAGCATCCACCTTATTGTTGACCACTCGCCGCATTCCACAACTCTATTACGGCACGGAAATCATGATGAACGGTGTGAAAAGCAAGAGCGATGGGTATGTCCGCAAAGATTTCCCCGGTGGCTGGGCGGAAGACAAAGAAAGTGCCTTGACTGCCAGCGACCGTACCCAACTTCAAAATGACTGCTACAATTTCTATAAGACCTTGCTGAACTGGCGCAAAGGAAATGAAGTGATTGCCAAAGGCAGCATGACTCAATTTATGGTTCAAAACGGTGTATATGCCTATGCCCGCCAATACGAAGGCAAGACTGTCTTTGTAATGCTAAACGGAACGGATGCAGAAACGACTTTACCTTTGAAGTTCTACAAAGAAGTACTGAAAGATAAGACGCAAGGAAAAGATATCCTGACCGGAAGAATCATTCAATTGGATGGGGAACTGACTTTGTCGCCCAGAGAATCTTTGGTGATAGAATTGTAA
- a CDS encoding glycoside hydrolase family 76 protein: protein MKVHQILAGILCTAIFTGCASKDKEQARANFNLERAEATLNALYQNYSAPDTYLLRENYPFDASYTATYLASEEQANVPNQYSYLWPYSGTFSAVNALLETSNDPKYKEILDGKVLPGLEEYYDSAREPHAYSSYIHSAPISDRFYDDNIWLGIDYTDIYTYTNEPRYLDKAKMIWKFIASGTDDQLGGGIYWCEQKKESKNTCSNAPGSVFALKLFKATGDINYLAQGKHLYEWTQSHLQDPTDYLYFDNISLDGKIGKAKFAYNSGQMMQSAALLYQLTNDQKYLTDAQKLAQACYNYFFTDFTLPNGEPFKILKKGDVWFTAVMLRGFIELYKTNGDKTYLDAFNKSLNYAWNNARDEKGLFNTDFSGNEKDAKKWLLTQAAMVEMYARLAAIK from the coding sequence ATGAAAGTACACCAAATCCTCGCAGGAATTTTATGCACTGCCATCTTCACCGGTTGTGCTTCCAAAGACAAGGAACAAGCACGAGCAAACTTCAATTTGGAGAGAGCTGAAGCAACATTAAACGCACTTTATCAGAATTATTCAGCTCCCGACACTTACCTTTTACGTGAAAACTATCCGTTTGACGCTTCGTATACCGCCACTTACCTGGCATCCGAAGAGCAGGCCAATGTCCCAAACCAATATTCCTATCTCTGGCCTTACTCCGGGACATTTTCCGCTGTAAACGCATTGTTGGAAACAAGTAATGATCCCAAATACAAAGAAATCCTCGATGGTAAAGTGCTACCCGGACTGGAAGAATATTACGACTCAGCCCGTGAACCTCATGCTTATTCATCTTACATACACTCTGCCCCAATATCCGACCGTTTTTATGACGATAACATCTGGTTAGGTATCGATTATACCGATATATATACGTATACCAACGAACCCAGATACCTGGACAAGGCAAAAATGATCTGGAAATTTATTGCCAGTGGCACGGACGATCAATTAGGCGGAGGCATCTACTGGTGCGAACAAAAGAAGGAAAGTAAGAATACTTGTTCGAACGCTCCCGGTTCAGTGTTCGCCCTAAAATTGTTTAAGGCCACCGGAGACATTAACTACCTGGCACAAGGCAAACATTTGTATGAATGGACCCAATCACACTTACAGGATCCTACAGATTATCTTTACTTTGACAACATAAGCCTGGATGGAAAAATAGGTAAGGCAAAGTTCGCTTACAACAGCGGACAGATGATGCAATCGGCAGCTTTACTTTACCAACTCACCAATGATCAGAAATACTTGACCGATGCACAAAAGCTGGCTCAAGCGTGCTACAATTATTTCTTTACCGACTTTACACTGCCTAATGGAGAACCATTCAAAATATTAAAAAAGGGAGATGTATGGTTCACTGCCGTCATGCTGAGAGGATTCATCGAGCTTTATAAGACTAATGGAGATAAAACCTATTTGGATGCTTTCAATAAAAGTCTGAATTATGCATGGAACAATGCCCGCGATGAAAAGGGGCTGTTCAACACCGACTTCTCCGGCAATGAAAAAGATGCAAAGAAATGGTTACTCACACAGGCAGCCATGGTGGAGATGTATGCCCGGCTGGCAGCAATTAAATAA
- a CDS encoding sodium ion-translocating decarboxylase subunit beta: MGDFINFLGNNLADFWTYTGFANATGGHLVMIIVGLLFIYLAVAKEFEPMLLIPIGFGILIGNIPFNMEAGLKVGIYEEGSVLNILYQGVTSGWYPPLIFLGIGAMTDFSALISNPKLMLIGAAAQFGIFGAYMTALAVGFDPMQAGAIGIIGGADGPTAIFLSSKLAPNLMGAIAVSAYSYMALVPVIQPPIMRLLTTKHERLIRMKPPRVVSHTEKVIFPIVGLLLTCFLVPSGLPLLGMLFFGNLLKESGVTRRLAETARGPLIDTITILLGLTVGASTQASEFLTTDSLWIFGLGAFSFIIATASGVIFVKLFNLVLGKDNKINPLIGNAGVSAVPDSARISQIVGLEYDPTNYLLMHAMGPNVAGVIGSAVAAGILLGFLM, encoded by the coding sequence ATGGGAGATTTTATAAACTTTTTAGGAAACAACCTTGCAGACTTCTGGACCTATACAGGTTTTGCCAATGCTACCGGTGGCCATCTTGTAATGATCATCGTGGGGTTGTTGTTTATCTACCTAGCCGTAGCCAAGGAATTTGAGCCGATGCTGCTCATACCGATCGGCTTCGGTATATTAATTGGTAATATTCCTTTCAATATGGAAGCCGGACTGAAAGTCGGTATTTATGAGGAAGGTTCTGTGCTTAATATACTATATCAAGGCGTAACGTCCGGATGGTATCCACCACTCATTTTCCTGGGTATCGGTGCCATGACAGACTTCTCAGCGCTGATATCCAACCCGAAGCTTATGCTGATTGGTGCTGCCGCCCAGTTTGGTATCTTTGGGGCATATATGACAGCATTAGCTGTCGGATTCGACCCGATGCAGGCTGGTGCTATCGGTATCATCGGTGGTGCAGACGGTCCGACCGCAATCTTCCTTTCTTCCAAGTTGGCACCTAACCTGATGGGAGCAATTGCTGTTTCAGCATACTCTTATATGGCATTAGTGCCAGTGATACAACCGCCTATCATGCGCCTGTTGACAACGAAACACGAACGTTTGATCCGCATGAAACCTCCACGTGTAGTATCACATACGGAAAAAGTAATATTCCCGATCGTAGGTTTATTGCTTACCTGCTTCTTGGTTCCTTCCGGTCTGCCATTGTTAGGAATGTTGTTCTTCGGTAACTTACTGAAAGAAAGTGGTGTTACACGCCGTTTGGCCGAAACAGCCCGTGGCCCGTTGATCGATACGATCACTATCTTGTTGGGACTGACAGTAGGTGCTTCTACACAAGCTTCAGAGTTCTTGACTACGGATTCATTGTGGATCTTCGGTCTGGGTGCTTTCTCATTCATCATTGCTACAGCTTCCGGAGTAATCTTCGTGAAATTGTTCAATTTGGTATTGGGTAAAGACAATAAGATCAATCCGTTGATCGGTAATGCAGGTGTTTCTGCAGTTCCCGACTCAGCACGTATTTCTCAGATTGTAGGTTTGGAATATGATCCGACCAACTATCTGCTAATGCATGCTATGGGTCCGAATGTAGCCGGAGTAATCGGTTCAGCAGTTGCTGCCGGTATCTTGCTGGGCTTCCTGATGTAA
- a CDS encoding two-component regulator propeller domain-containing protein encodes MNTEIRRNRLYCVLFLLVCLCGSACAYSLRQFTSKEGLSNSAILSVCQDSDGLLWIGTCDGMNLYDGNRLWLYQPADVRNSLSGNLIDGIMEGDDHTLWIQTNYGLDRLDTHHQTVKTFREFKDVSILTKSRDNAVFIMKDDGYIYYCCPGEDRFHRLETERFAFEEVLTMTVDKEDVLWVFTSDTPSHGYKLQRQNGKIQVEDHRPTTHSINLLCAFSEQDNVFFVDAFNELYEYKLHGGQTYYIADLTGEINKRGEISSIVRYHNDFFIGFKNSGLICLKYQPDRKVKYEVVPIDINSGIFCLMKDKAQDILWIGTDGRGLYMYFADGVRIENTLLDAPLYHNVGNPVRTLLLDDERTLWVGTKGNGILRMPGYDIEQNRASSVEQYLSGNSSLADNSVYCFASGRKGYLWIGGESGMNYYSYRDRKIHPFRVIADGKPLKFVHSVCEFNDSVLWIATVGEGIVKVVLDYKADIPRVLSAQRILLDDGKRASNYFFTSYKENDSIIWFGNRGKGACRVNVETGKITSYRFDGEGNSRMQNDIFAIMGSNGSYWFGTSFGLMRWTDGKYQVFNNVNKLPNNTIHGILEDMHRNLWLSTNRGIVKLNIKDNTLKTYDERDGLEIIEFSDGAYFEDKLTGTLFWGGVNGFLTITESRDTPVEYMPPLLFNNLSIFGKTCNIYDYLVEEEGRKVLELDYNQNFFGLSFTALDYIYGNNYIYLYKVEGLSDNWVENGFSPVAAFSSFPPGEYVLHVKYINPVTGNESEPQSLKIRINPPWYMTTLAYVVYILLAFVLIALLGVRLIMGYHRKRDAMIDSLNRRQRDELYESKLRFFINITHEFSTPLTLIYGPCERIIAHAKDDAYIQKYASMILQNARKLNQLIQELIEFRRLETGNKVLEIRPVRVSEYLKSIYESFTDMAERRHVDYQQQIEPDVRWNTDAGCLNKIVTNLISNAFKYTSDEGRISVEMSVDRDRLHITVSNTGKGIPQEDMERIFDRYKILDNFEQQSRNGTSRNGLGLAICHSMVTMLNGEIRVSSEPGRLTSFEVILPELQSNAESVEQEKEFVPSLVPVTETPVESQNADVAFDSSKLTVMVIDDDPSVRCLVTEILSNKYNVLSMRSSEEALEMLKQKQPGLIISDVMMPGMDGISLVREIKSDKLLSHIPLILLSALHDGDEQVKGIEAGAEAYVTKPFKVDYLEQMVERLIRREAELKEYYSSVFSVFSMDSGRLLHKEDKLFFDQVVEVIGRNIENPDLSVDLLSSILGFSTRQFYRKLKSVTDQTPADIIRDLRIVKAEQLLVTTHLLVEEVMYKVGFTNRGTFYKLFSARYGMTPRQYREEKKKECKTAVQSNELSHR; translated from the coding sequence ATGAATACCGAAATCCGGAGGAACCGTTTATATTGTGTCTTATTTCTGTTGGTTTGTCTTTGCGGGTCTGCCTGTGCTTATAGTCTGCGGCAGTTCACCAGTAAGGAAGGACTTTCCAACAGCGCGATCCTTTCCGTTTGTCAGGATAGTGACGGTTTGCTTTGGATCGGGACGTGTGACGGAATGAACCTTTATGACGGAAACAGGCTTTGGCTATATCAACCGGCCGATGTGCGCAACAGCCTTTCCGGCAATCTGATAGACGGTATAATGGAAGGGGATGATCATACTTTATGGATACAAACCAACTATGGATTGGATCGGTTGGATACACATCACCAAACGGTGAAGACTTTTAGAGAGTTCAAGGATGTCAGTATTCTGACAAAAAGCCGGGACAATGCTGTTTTCATTATGAAAGATGACGGATACATCTATTATTGTTGTCCCGGGGAGGATCGTTTTCACCGGTTGGAAACAGAAAGATTTGCATTCGAAGAAGTGCTGACAATGACGGTAGACAAGGAGGATGTGCTTTGGGTATTCACATCCGATACCCCTTCACACGGATATAAACTTCAGAGGCAAAACGGGAAAATACAGGTTGAAGATCATCGTCCGACCACTCATTCCATAAATCTGTTGTGTGCTTTTTCTGAACAAGATAATGTCTTTTTCGTGGATGCCTTTAACGAGCTTTACGAATATAAGCTGCATGGCGGACAGACTTATTACATTGCAGACCTTACGGGAGAGATAAATAAACGGGGGGAAATATCCTCTATTGTCCGATATCATAATGACTTCTTTATCGGTTTTAAGAATAGTGGACTGATTTGTCTCAAATATCAGCCGGATCGAAAAGTGAAATACGAGGTGGTTCCTATCGATATAAATTCCGGGATATTTTGTCTTATGAAGGATAAAGCACAGGATATCCTGTGGATAGGAACGGATGGTCGTGGACTGTATATGTATTTTGCGGATGGAGTGCGGATTGAAAATACATTGCTCGATGCTCCGCTTTACCATAATGTGGGCAATCCGGTGCGTACACTTCTTTTGGATGATGAAAGGACGTTGTGGGTCGGGACGAAGGGAAACGGCATTCTTCGGATGCCCGGGTATGATATTGAACAGAATAGGGCTTCTTCTGTGGAACAATACCTGAGCGGAAACTCATCTTTGGCGGATAATTCGGTCTATTGTTTCGCTTCCGGACGAAAAGGCTATTTGTGGATCGGAGGGGAGAGTGGAATGAATTATTATTCTTACCGGGACAGAAAGATTCATCCGTTTCGGGTGATTGCCGATGGTAAACCGTTGAAATTCGTACATTCTGTCTGTGAGTTTAACGATAGTGTGCTTTGGATAGCAACTGTAGGGGAAGGGATCGTAAAAGTTGTCTTAGATTATAAAGCAGATATCCCCCGAGTGCTTTCGGCACAACGGATATTGCTTGATGACGGGAAACGGGCATCCAACTACTTTTTTACATCTTATAAGGAGAATGACTCTATTATTTGGTTCGGTAATCGTGGAAAGGGTGCCTGCCGCGTGAATGTGGAAACCGGTAAGATCACTTCCTACCGTTTTGACGGAGAGGGAAATAGTCGGATGCAGAATGACATATTTGCCATCATGGGAAGTAATGGGAGTTACTGGTTTGGTACGAGCTTTGGATTGATGCGGTGGACAGATGGCAAATACCAGGTATTCAATAATGTGAATAAGTTGCCGAATAATACGATTCACGGTATCCTTGAAGATATGCACCGGAATCTTTGGTTGAGTACGAATCGTGGCATTGTAAAGTTGAATATCAAGGATAACACCTTGAAAACTTATGATGAACGGGATGGTCTGGAAATAATCGAATTTAGTGACGGTGCTTATTTTGAAGACAAACTTACAGGTACGCTTTTCTGGGGCGGAGTCAATGGCTTTTTGACTATTACGGAAAGTAGGGATACCCCCGTGGAATACATGCCTCCATTGCTTTTCAACAATCTTTCGATCTTTGGCAAGACATGTAACATTTATGATTATCTGGTGGAGGAGGAGGGACGAAAGGTCTTGGAGTTGGATTATAACCAGAACTTTTTCGGGCTCTCGTTTACTGCACTCGATTATATTTACGGGAATAATTATATTTACCTTTATAAAGTGGAAGGGTTGAGTGACAACTGGGTGGAAAATGGTTTCTCGCCTGTTGCAGCTTTTTCCAGCTTTCCACCGGGAGAATATGTCCTGCATGTTAAATACATCAATCCCGTAACAGGCAATGAAAGTGAACCGCAGTCTTTAAAGATTCGGATTAATCCTCCCTGGTACATGACGACACTGGCTTATGTTGTTTATATTCTATTGGCATTCGTTCTCATTGCATTATTGGGTGTGCGGCTTATCATGGGTTATCATCGCAAACGCGATGCCATGATCGATAGTCTGAACCGTCGGCAACGGGATGAACTTTATGAATCCAAATTGCGCTTCTTTATAAATATCACTCATGAGTTCAGTACCCCGCTAACACTGATTTACGGTCCGTGTGAAAGGATTATAGCTCATGCCAAGGATGATGCATATATACAGAAATATGCATCCATGATTTTGCAAAATGCCCGGAAGTTGAACCAGCTGATTCAGGAATTGATTGAATTCCGCCGTCTTGAGACAGGTAATAAGGTGCTAGAGATACGTCCTGTTCGGGTTTCTGAATATTTAAAAAGCATTTATGAATCGTTCACTGATATGGCCGAACGCAGGCATGTCGATTATCAGCAACAGATAGAGCCGGATGTCCGTTGGAACACCGATGCGGGATGCCTGAATAAGATTGTGACTAACTTGATATCTAATGCTTTTAAATATACATCCGATGAAGGAAGGATATCCGTAGAAATGTCTGTCGATAGGGATCGGTTGCATATTACTGTTTCGAATACAGGAAAAGGCATCCCTCAAGAAGATATGGAACGTATTTTCGACCGGTATAAGATTCTGGATAATTTCGAACAGCAAAGCAGGAATGGAACATCTCGCAACGGATTGGGATTGGCTATCTGTCATAGCATGGTGACCATGCTGAATGGCGAAATCCGTGTAAGCAGCGAACCGGGACGATTGACCTCCTTTGAAGTGATACTCCCGGAATTGCAATCGAACGCGGAATCTGTGGAGCAAGAAAAGGAATTTGTGCCTTCACTGGTGCCGGTTACCGAAACCCCGGTCGAGTCACAAAATGCGGATGTAGCTTTTGATAGCTCGAAATTGACAGTTATGGTAATTGATGATGATCCGTCCGTCCGTTGCTTGGTGACCGAGATTTTATCCAATAAGTACAATGTGCTTTCCATGAGATCGTCCGAAGAGGCATTGGAGATGTTGAAACAAAAACAACCTGGACTGATTATTTCGGATGTGATGATGCCCGGTATGGATGGCATTTCGTTGGTGCGGGAGATTAAGTCGGATAAACTATTGTCTCATATCCCATTGATCTTGCTCTCGGCACTGCATGACGGAGATGAACAGGTGAAAGGTATCGAAGCGGGGGCTGAAGCGTATGTCACTAAACCGTTTAAAGTGGATTATTTGGAGCAAATGGTGGAACGCTTAATACGACGTGAAGCTGAATTGAAAGAGTATTATAGTTCGGTGTTCAGTGTGTTTTCAATGGATAGCGGACGGCTCTTGCACAAGGAGGATAAACTCTTTTTCGATCAGGTGGTGGAGGTTATCGGTCGGAACATTGAAAATCCTGATCTTTCAGTCGATCTTTTAAGTTCTATTTTGGGGTTCAGCACCAGACAATTCTATCGGAAATTGAAGAGTGTGACAGATCAGACTCCAGCGGATATTATCAGGGATTTGCGTATTGTTAAGGCTGAACAGTTATTGGTGACTACTCACCTTTTGGTAGAAGAAGTGATGTACAAAGTCGGTTTTACCAACCGGGGAACTTTCTATAAACTTTTCTCTGCCCGTTACGGAATGACTCCGCGCCAATACCGGGAGGAGAAAAAGAAGGAGTGCAAAACAGCCGTTCAATCAAACGAGCTTTCTCATCGATAA
- a CDS encoding glycoside hydrolase family 125 protein has product MKRKNISLCAIAATMLVGNGAYAMNLTAPSDNTTVINEACKAAAYKSNRPAVKDRLFKSKAVEAEIIRVKKLLTNQKLAWMFENCFPNTLETTVHYRITDGKPDTFVYTGDIHAMWLRDSGAQVWPYIQLADKDPELKKMLEGTIRRQFKCINIDPYANAFNDGAKGGEWMTDLTDMKPELHERKWEIDSLCYPLRLAYQYWKQTGDASVFDSEWIQAITAILKTFKEQQRKDGVGPYKFQRKTERALDTLNNGGLGAPVNPVGLIVSCFRPSDDATTLQFLVPSNFFAVSSLRKAAEILTEVNKNESLAKECSDLAQEVETALQKYATYNHPKYGTIYAFEVDGFGNHFLMDDANVPSLLAMPYLGDVSINDPIYQNTRRFVWSEDNPYFFKGTAGEGIGGPHIGYDMIWPMSIMMKAFTSQDDKEIKDCITMLINTDAGTGFMHESFHKNDPANFTRAWFAWQNTLFGELILKLVNEGKVDLLNSIR; this is encoded by the coding sequence ATGAAAAGAAAAAACATTAGTCTATGCGCTATTGCAGCAACCATGTTGGTAGGTAACGGAGCTTATGCGATGAACCTCACCGCACCCAGCGACAACACAACTGTTATCAATGAAGCCTGCAAAGCAGCGGCTTACAAGTCAAATCGTCCGGCAGTTAAAGACCGTTTGTTCAAGTCCAAAGCCGTGGAAGCTGAAATCATCCGTGTCAAAAAACTACTGACGAACCAAAAGCTTGCTTGGATGTTCGAAAACTGTTTTCCGAACACACTGGAAACCACCGTACACTACCGTATAACAGACGGCAAACCCGATACATTCGTCTATACAGGTGATATCCACGCCATGTGGTTGCGTGACTCCGGGGCACAAGTATGGCCTTACATCCAGCTTGCGGACAAAGATCCTGAATTGAAAAAGATGCTGGAAGGCACCATCCGTCGCCAGTTCAAATGCATCAACATCGATCCGTATGCCAATGCATTCAATGACGGAGCCAAAGGCGGAGAATGGATGACCGACCTGACCGATATGAAACCGGAACTTCATGAACGCAAATGGGAAATCGACTCTTTGTGCTATCCGTTGCGTCTGGCGTACCAATACTGGAAACAAACCGGAGATGCAAGCGTTTTCGATAGTGAATGGATACAGGCTATCACTGCCATCCTGAAAACGTTCAAGGAGCAACAACGCAAGGATGGAGTAGGTCCTTACAAATTCCAGCGTAAGACTGAGCGTGCGCTCGATACATTAAACAACGGCGGCCTTGGTGCCCCTGTCAATCCCGTAGGACTGATCGTATCTTGTTTCCGCCCATCGGACGATGCCACTACCCTGCAATTCTTGGTTCCATCCAATTTCTTTGCCGTTTCTTCATTAAGAAAAGCTGCCGAGATATTGACTGAAGTCAATAAGAACGAAAGTTTGGCGAAGGAATGTAGCGACCTGGCTCAGGAAGTAGAAACCGCCTTACAGAAATATGCCACTTACAACCATCCTAAATACGGCACAATCTACGCTTTCGAGGTAGATGGTTTCGGCAATCATTTCCTGATGGACGATGCCAACGTTCCGAGCTTGCTTGCCATGCCTTATCTGGGCGATGTATCAATAAACGACCCGATCTACCAGAACACCCGTCGTTTCGTATGGAGTGAAGATAATCCTTATTTCTTCAAAGGCACAGCCGGTGAAGGTATCGGAGGTCCGCACATCGGGTATGACATGATATGGCCTATGAGTATCATGATGAAAGCTTTTACAAGTCAGGATGACAAAGAGATCAAAGACTGCATCACCATGCTGATCAACACGGATGCCGGTACAGGATTCATGCACGAGTCTTTCCACAAGAACGATCCTGCCAACTTCACCCGTGCCTGGTTTGCATGGCAAAATACACTTTTCGGAGAACTGATCCTCAAATTGGTAAATGAAGGAAAAGTGGATTTGCTGAATAGCATTAGATAA
- a CDS encoding biotin/lipoyl-containing protein, translated as MKEYKYKINGNSYKVTIGDIEDNIAHVEVNGTPYNVEMEKAPKTTSKPVVRPAAPVASTTPAPAPAQVVKPAAPSTGKSGVKSPLPGVILDIKVNVGDTVKKGQTIIILEAMKMENNINADKDGKITAINVSKGDSVLEGNDLVIIE; from the coding sequence ATGAAAGAATATAAATATAAAATCAACGGTAACTCATACAAAGTAACCATTGGAGATATTGAAGACAATATCGCTCATGTCGAAGTGAACGGTACTCCTTATAACGTTGAGATGGAAAAAGCACCGAAAACAACTTCCAAACCGGTTGTACGTCCTGCTGCTCCCGTAGCTTCTACAACTCCGGCTCCTGCTCCGGCACAGGTTGTCAAACCGGCTGCTCCTTCTACGGGTAAATCAGGCGTAAAATCTCCACTTCCCGGTGTAATCCTCGACATCAAAGTAAATGTCGGTGATACTGTAAAGAAGGGTCAGACCATCATCATCCTTGAAGCCATGAAGATGGAAAACAATATCAATGCCGATAAAGACGGTAAAATTACTGCTATCAACGTAAGTAAAGGAGACTCAGTTCTCGAAGGTAATGACCTTGTAATTATTGAATAA